The Sorangiineae bacterium MSr11367 genome window below encodes:
- a CDS encoding YceI family protein — MAEPGQRHRIGPEHGRLIVRTSRQGLAAHAGHDLTIEVTRWRGEVLLAEDRAASSVSVTVETESLRVLEGVGGLKPLSERDKREIEATAQRLLDVRNHPELHFVSTEIVFNASGAVIDGTLTLLGRARRLRLDVTSRGNGSYRGTGTVLQSEYGIKPYTAFFGALKLADAVVVEADVEFTTSAAP; from the coding sequence ATGGCCGAACCTGGGCAGCGCCACCGGATAGGTCCCGAGCATGGCCGGCTGATCGTGCGCACATCGCGGCAAGGCCTTGCCGCACACGCGGGGCATGACCTCACGATCGAGGTGACCCGCTGGCGCGGCGAAGTGCTCCTCGCCGAGGATCGGGCGGCGAGCTCCGTGTCGGTCACGGTGGAAACGGAGTCGCTGCGCGTTCTCGAGGGCGTCGGTGGACTCAAGCCGCTGTCCGAACGCGACAAGCGCGAGATCGAGGCCACGGCGCAGCGATTGCTCGACGTGCGGAATCACCCCGAGCTCCATTTCGTCTCCACCGAGATCGTATTCAACGCGTCGGGCGCCGTGATCGATGGGACGTTGACCTTGCTCGGTCGAGCGCGCCGGCTGCGCCTCGACGTCACCTCGCGCGGGAACGGGAGCTACCGCGGCACCGGCACAGTGCTGCAATCCGAATACGGCATCAAGCCCTACACGGCATTCTTCGGAGCATTGAAGCTCGCCGATGCGGTGGTGGTGGAAGCCGACGTCGAGTTTACGACGAGCGCCGCCCCATAA
- a CDS encoding LysR family transcriptional regulator, with the protein MSASLDDLVSMAVFACVVDTKTFTAAAQKLGLSKSVVSARVSGLEARMGVRLLHRTTRRLSLTSEGSRLYAQCAGMISHADEAMHVAGASEPVGSIRVTAPVGFGTFQLGDMIPKFTRLYPGVRVELSLSDRNVDILSEGFDVAIRFARNLRDSSLVSVRIATDRLVVCAAPAYAMSRGIASTPWELAEHDCLLSLTLKEGGTWPFLEPSNVPIREPVRLVTDNVLALHRVLLAGMGLAMMPYSVVADDIANGHLVTMLDNYPTEDIGVYVIYAHRQQVPARVRVFLQCMKEWVGTLAWAQRA; encoded by the coding sequence ATGTCCGCATCGCTCGATGACTTGGTGTCGATGGCCGTGTTTGCCTGCGTCGTCGATACGAAAACGTTTACGGCGGCGGCCCAAAAATTGGGCTTGTCCAAGTCGGTGGTGAGCGCACGGGTCTCCGGGCTCGAAGCGCGCATGGGGGTGCGCCTTCTGCACCGCACCACCCGCCGATTGTCGCTCACCTCGGAAGGTTCGCGATTGTACGCGCAGTGCGCGGGGATGATTTCGCACGCCGACGAGGCCATGCACGTGGCAGGGGCCTCCGAGCCGGTCGGCTCGATTCGTGTCACGGCTCCGGTGGGCTTTGGCACGTTCCAGCTCGGGGACATGATTCCCAAGTTCACGCGTCTCTATCCGGGGGTGCGGGTCGAGCTATCGTTGTCGGATCGCAATGTGGATATCCTGTCGGAGGGCTTCGATGTCGCCATTCGATTTGCGCGCAACCTTCGCGACTCGAGCCTGGTGTCCGTGCGCATTGCGACGGACCGGCTCGTCGTATGCGCTGCGCCTGCGTATGCCATGTCACGTGGAATAGCGTCCACGCCGTGGGAGCTCGCCGAGCACGATTGCCTTCTCTCGTTGACGCTGAAAGAGGGAGGCACGTGGCCATTCCTCGAGCCGTCCAACGTGCCCATTCGGGAGCCGGTGCGCCTGGTGACCGACAACGTTTTGGCCCTGCACCGTGTGCTTCTGGCGGGGATGGGGCTGGCCATGATGCCCTATTCCGTCGTCGCCGACGACATTGCCAATGGCCATCTCGTCACCATGCTGGACAATTACCCCACCGAAGACATCGGTGTTTACGTCATCTATGCGCACCGTCAGCAGGTGCCGGCGCGCGTGCGCGTTTTCCTGCAATGCATGAAAGAATGGGTCGGGACCCTCGCCTGGGCGCAGCGCGCCTAA
- a CDS encoding protocatechuate 3,4-dioxygenase produces MMHKLGSTLAVAPFAKILLACDSPDAPDLSAATEASDEMLTGGWATGGTASMRGPYPDPFEDSLDAPCVLSCRDQLGPCYAPSRRIKDVSDGKPGLPVHLTFLVMDESCKPIQGADIDIWHTSFDGLYSGNRGAPGHEGQWNLSICNPDRVAEAMRSSWFRGTQTSDATGRIVFETCYPGWYSLRTIHIHGVVRIGTTESLTTQFYFDDALNDEIMKLSPYNSRGPRGGLRNSQEGGTAMDASYRLAISRMSDGSLLASKRLIVRRTGKNTC; encoded by the coding sequence ATGATGCACAAACTCGGTTCGACCCTGGCGGTGGCCCCCTTCGCAAAGATCTTGCTTGCATGCGATTCGCCAGACGCGCCGGACCTGTCTGCCGCGACGGAAGCGAGCGACGAGATGCTGACCGGCGGGTGGGCAACCGGCGGCACGGCATCGATGCGAGGTCCCTACCCGGACCCGTTCGAAGATAGCCTCGATGCGCCGTGCGTCCTCTCGTGCCGGGACCAGTTGGGGCCATGCTATGCACCGTCGCGCAGAATCAAGGATGTGAGCGATGGGAAGCCGGGGCTGCCGGTGCATCTCACCTTTCTCGTCATGGACGAGAGTTGCAAGCCCATTCAAGGCGCCGATATCGATATATGGCATACGTCGTTCGACGGGCTCTATTCGGGCAACCGCGGGGCGCCCGGTCACGAAGGGCAATGGAATCTGAGCATTTGCAACCCGGACCGGGTGGCCGAGGCGATGCGCAGCTCGTGGTTCCGCGGCACGCAGACCAGCGACGCCACGGGACGCATCGTGTTCGAAACCTGCTACCCCGGGTGGTACAGTTTGCGGACGATTCACATTCACGGCGTCGTGCGAATCGGAACCACAGAGTCGCTGACGACCCAATTCTACTTCGACGACGCGCTCAACGACGAGATCATGAAGTTGTCACCGTACAATTCGCGTGGCCCTCGCGGCGGTCTACGAAACAGCCAAGAAGGCGGCACCGCCATGGATGCGAGCTATCGTCTGGCGATCAGTCGAATGTCCGACGGGTCATTGCTCGCTTCGAAGCGGTTGATCGTTCGGCGCACGGGAAAGAACACCTGCTGA
- a CDS encoding OsmC family protein, which yields MIRKSTAVWKGNGLQGEGALTTQSGAFRDQPYSFKTRFQSEDGKAGTNPEELIAAAHSGCYAMALSFALSDAGHAPKELRVVANVDLNKVGEGFAITNIALELEANIPGIDQAKFQQLAEAAKKNCPISKALSATPITLTAKLVS from the coding sequence ATGATTCGAAAGAGCACGGCAGTCTGGAAGGGCAACGGTCTACAAGGCGAGGGCGCACTCACGACGCAAAGCGGAGCATTCCGCGATCAGCCGTACTCGTTCAAAACGCGCTTCCAAAGCGAAGACGGCAAGGCGGGTACCAACCCCGAGGAGCTCATCGCCGCCGCCCACTCCGGCTGCTACGCCATGGCCCTCTCGTTCGCGCTGAGCGACGCCGGGCACGCCCCCAAAGAGCTCCGCGTCGTCGCCAACGTGGACTTGAACAAGGTGGGCGAAGGTTTCGCCATCACGAACATCGCGTTGGAGCTCGAGGCGAACATCCCTGGCATCGACCAGGCGAAGTTCCAACAGCTCGCGGAGGCCGCGAAGAAGAACTGCCCCATCTCCAAGGCACTCTCCGCGACGCCGATCACGTTGACCGCGAAATTGGTCAGCTGA
- a CDS encoding acetyl-CoA C-acetyltransferase encodes MSTSYVIDAVRTPRGRGKLGKGALTGIHPQELLAQVLKELERRGAFEARDVDDVIAGCVSQVGEQGANIARNAVLAAAWPNEVSAVSLNRFCASGLQAIHFGAMAVASGAMDLAIAGGVESMSRVPMGADGAGQDGNNTQLRKRLFQVPQGISADLIATLEGFSREEVDAVALRSQKNAAQAIEEARFGKSLFKVRDPASGAVVLERDEFPRPDTTAEGLAALKPSFVGMGEAAVGPNGETLDQIALAAYPAAKAIHHVHTAGNSSGIVDGAAAVALASERYVREHGIKPRARIRAMATIGSEPVLMLTAPAPASEKALRRAGMTARDIDLWEINEAFAGVVLQVTRALGIEQDRVNVNGGAIALGHPLGATGAMLFGTALDELERSGKATALITMCVGGGQGIATILERV; translated from the coding sequence ATGAGCACGAGCTACGTCATCGATGCCGTTCGAACCCCGCGCGGGCGAGGCAAACTGGGCAAGGGAGCGCTTACGGGAATTCATCCGCAGGAGCTGCTCGCACAGGTCCTGAAGGAGCTCGAACGCCGCGGCGCCTTCGAGGCCCGCGACGTCGACGACGTCATCGCCGGGTGTGTCTCCCAAGTCGGCGAACAGGGCGCCAACATTGCGCGCAACGCCGTATTGGCCGCGGCCTGGCCGAACGAAGTGTCGGCGGTATCGCTCAATCGGTTTTGCGCGTCGGGGCTGCAGGCGATCCATTTCGGTGCCATGGCGGTCGCGTCCGGCGCGATGGATCTGGCCATCGCGGGCGGCGTGGAGAGCATGTCGCGCGTGCCCATGGGGGCCGACGGCGCCGGGCAGGACGGGAACAACACGCAGCTGCGCAAGCGCCTGTTCCAGGTTCCGCAGGGCATCAGCGCCGATTTGATCGCCACGCTCGAGGGCTTTTCGCGGGAGGAGGTCGACGCCGTGGCGCTGCGCTCGCAGAAGAACGCGGCGCAGGCCATCGAGGAAGCGCGCTTTGGCAAGTCGCTGTTCAAGGTGCGCGATCCCGCATCCGGTGCGGTGGTGCTCGAGCGCGACGAGTTCCCGCGGCCCGACACGACGGCCGAGGGGCTTGCGGCGCTGAAGCCGTCGTTCGTCGGCATGGGCGAGGCCGCCGTGGGGCCGAACGGCGAGACGTTGGACCAGATCGCGCTCGCGGCGTACCCGGCGGCGAAGGCGATCCATCATGTGCATACTGCAGGCAACTCGAGCGGCATCGTCGATGGCGCCGCCGCCGTCGCGCTCGCGTCGGAGCGGTACGTGCGCGAGCACGGCATCAAGCCGCGTGCCCGCATTCGGGCGATGGCCACCATCGGAAGCGAGCCCGTGTTGATGCTCACCGCGCCCGCCCCGGCGAGCGAGAAAGCTCTACGCCGCGCGGGCATGACCGCGCGCGACATCGACCTTTGGGAAATCAACGAGGCCTTCGCCGGCGTCGTGCTTCAGGTGACGCGGGCGCTCGGCATCGAGCAGGACCGTGTGAATGTCAACGGCGGAGCCATTGCACTAGGGCATCCTTTGGGCGCGACCGGCGCTATGCTCTTCGGCACGGCGCTCGACGAGCTCGAACGAAGTGGAAAGGCCACCGCGCTCATCACGATGTGCGTCGGCGGCGGTCAGGGCATCGCCACGATCCTCGAGCGCGTCTAA
- a CDS encoding cyanoglobin: MIDAKRTPFEVLGGQEAAIALAKRFYDHMDEHEPELVAVHRRDESGRVAAVVREHFTAFLVEWLGGPPMYSPVHGHPRLRMRHMHVPIGLQLRDAWLRCMTAALADPSIDPEVRDYLTRRFGEVADFLRNRPET, translated from the coding sequence ATGATCGACGCCAAGCGCACACCGTTCGAGGTGCTCGGAGGGCAAGAGGCGGCCATCGCCCTGGCGAAGCGCTTTTACGATCACATGGACGAGCACGAGCCCGAGCTCGTCGCGGTGCATCGTCGGGACGAATCGGGCCGCGTCGCCGCGGTGGTGCGCGAGCACTTCACCGCCTTCCTCGTGGAATGGCTCGGCGGCCCGCCGATGTACTCCCCCGTCCACGGCCACCCGCGTCTTCGCATGCGGCACATGCACGTGCCCATTGGCCTTCAACTGCGCGACGCGTGGCTTCGCTGCATGACCGCCGCCCTCGCTGACCCCAGCATCGACCCGGAGGTGCGCGACTACCTCACGCGCCGCTTCGGCGAGGTGGCCGACTTCCTGCGCAACCGCCCCGAGACGTAA
- the aroC gene encoding chorismate synthase has translation MSHNTFGHLFRVTTFGESHGPTIGCVVDGCPPRIPITEPEIQLYLDKRRPGQSRFTTQRREPDAVRIVSGVMDGVTTGAPIGLLIDNVDQRSKDYGEIKDRYRPGHADFTYDAKYGIRDYRGGGRSSARETAMRVAAGAVARKVIPGVTIRGALVQLGPNGIDRANWSDAAIDENPFFCPDPKAAEAWETYLDEVRKRGSSCGAIVEVIADGVPAGWGAPLYGKLDAELASAFMSINAVKGVEIGEGMAAAALEGETNSDEMRTGQGTPAFLSNHAGGILGGISTGQRIVARFAVKPTSSILTLQRSVDRHGDEVDVRTKGRHDPCVGIRAVPVGEAMMAIVLADAFLRHRGQVGDGVGWPFPRSP, from the coding sequence ATGTCGCACAACACGTTCGGGCACCTTTTCCGCGTTACCACGTTCGGCGAGAGCCACGGCCCCACCATCGGGTGCGTCGTCGATGGATGCCCCCCGCGCATCCCCATCACCGAGCCCGAGATTCAGCTTTATCTCGACAAGCGGCGCCCCGGCCAATCCCGCTTCACGACGCAGCGGCGCGAGCCCGATGCCGTGCGCATCGTCTCCGGCGTCATGGACGGCGTGACCACCGGGGCGCCCATCGGGCTGCTCATCGACAACGTCGACCAGCGCTCCAAAGACTACGGCGAGATCAAAGACCGCTACCGGCCCGGGCATGCGGACTTCACGTACGACGCGAAGTACGGCATCCGCGACTACCGCGGCGGCGGGCGCTCCTCCGCGCGCGAAACGGCCATGCGCGTGGCCGCCGGTGCGGTCGCCCGCAAAGTGATCCCCGGCGTCACCATTCGCGGTGCGCTGGTGCAGCTCGGGCCGAACGGCATCGATCGCGCGAACTGGAGCGACGCGGCCATCGACGAGAACCCGTTCTTCTGCCCCGATCCCAAGGCCGCCGAGGCCTGGGAAACGTACCTCGACGAGGTGCGCAAGCGCGGCTCGTCGTGCGGCGCCATCGTCGAGGTCATCGCCGACGGCGTGCCTGCGGGGTGGGGCGCGCCGCTGTACGGCAAGCTCGATGCGGAGCTGGCGAGCGCGTTCATGAGCATCAACGCCGTCAAAGGCGTGGAGATCGGCGAGGGCATGGCCGCCGCCGCGCTCGAGGGCGAAACCAACTCCGACGAAATGCGCACGGGCCAGGGCACGCCCGCGTTTCTCTCGAACCACGCCGGGGGCATCCTCGGCGGCATCTCCACGGGCCAGCGAATCGTCGCGCGCTTCGCCGTGAAGCCCACGTCATCCATTCTGACCTTGCAGCGCTCCGTCGATCGCCACGGCGACGAGGTCGACGTGCGCACCAAAGGTCGCCACGATCCGTGCGTCGGCATCCGTGCCGTGCCGGTGGGCGAGGCGATGATGGCCATCGTGCTCGCCGACGCATTCCTCCGCCACCGCGGCCAAGTCGGCGATGGTGTCGGGTGGCCGTTTCCGCGCAGCCCTTAG
- a CDS encoding NAD(P)-dependent oxidoreductase, with product MKDPVLVIGGSGIVGRYFAKALRKLQPALPIAIGGRDLAKAKAVAEEAGLAEAVRVDLERSDLGLPEGKAYSAVVVLLKDATLNTMKYAQAKGLPYVSFSDWLFDIGPEVARYVHAPSRAPVLFLGHALGGTVTLSTLHFARDFRTIESIDLGVVVGEGDSGGPAAQVDMDRLGGAVARPPILKNGQWLWAGEEDALRRFTGADGREWQGRALPLLDVASLAAATDTQAVRIDFAVRPGDGLAHEVLIEITGTKTDGSSGRFRYALLDAASHSETSARGVALAVERLLGLAGGAAVAPGLYHPESLLHPGYVVERMQEFGTRIERGH from the coding sequence ATGAAAGATCCCGTATTGGTCATTGGAGGATCCGGCATCGTCGGTCGCTACTTCGCCAAGGCGTTGCGCAAGCTGCAGCCCGCACTGCCGATCGCCATCGGCGGGCGCGATCTCGCGAAGGCCAAGGCCGTGGCGGAAGAAGCCGGCCTGGCCGAGGCGGTGCGCGTCGACTTGGAACGGAGCGATCTGGGGCTCCCCGAGGGAAAGGCGTACAGCGCCGTCGTGGTTCTCTTGAAGGACGCGACGCTCAATACGATGAAGTATGCGCAGGCCAAGGGGCTTCCGTACGTGTCGTTCTCCGATTGGCTCTTCGACATCGGCCCCGAGGTCGCGCGCTACGTGCACGCCCCGTCGCGCGCGCCCGTGCTCTTTTTGGGGCATGCGCTGGGGGGCACGGTTACCTTGTCGACCTTGCACTTCGCCCGCGATTTTCGCACCATCGAATCGATCGATCTCGGCGTGGTCGTCGGGGAAGGCGACAGCGGCGGGCCCGCTGCGCAGGTCGATATGGATCGCCTTGGTGGCGCGGTCGCGCGGCCGCCCATCCTCAAGAATGGGCAATGGCTTTGGGCCGGCGAAGAAGATGCGCTCCGCCGGTTCACCGGGGCCGATGGACGCGAATGGCAGGGCCGCGCCCTTCCTCTGCTCGACGTGGCGAGCCTCGCCGCCGCGACCGACACGCAAGCGGTCCGCATCGACTTTGCGGTGCGTCCGGGCGATGGCCTCGCGCACGAGGTGCTCATCGAGATCACGGGCACGAAGACCGACGGCAGCTCGGGGCGCTTTCGGTACGCCCTCCTCGATGCGGCGAGCCACTCGGAGACGAGCGCACGCGGCGTTGCGTTGGCGGTGGAGCGCCTGCTCGGTCTTGCCGGCGGCGCGGCGGTGGCGCCGGGGCTGTACCACCCGGAGTCACTGCTCCACCCGGGCTATGTCGTGGAGCGCATGCAGGAGTTCGGTACGCGCATCGAGCGCGGGCACTGA
- a CDS encoding NAD(P)-dependent oxidoreductase: MKNPVLIVGGTGIVGSQTAKTLRRLHPELPMALGGRDLRKADALAREIGGPAFGVAVDLRRRDLGLPGEKAFSAVAMFLKDETFNSLRYAQDRGAAYLGISTGIFEMAPEIALYAQKPARAPILMASQWLAGAAVLPALVFARAFRKLETIELAAHLDEEDMGGPAAYADFERLTKVGPNALILDHGKWVFARGDDAKRRFLDVDGVELEGSAYSPFDVSSLAAATDAHSIRFDLAVGKTASRRRGEPFSTEIIIEMRGELADGTPGRVRHELVHPAGQAPVTALAVAVGVERLLGLDGGERVAPGLYLPEVLIEPEYMVRRLKEFGVQFRNSK, translated from the coding sequence ATGAAAAACCCCGTGCTCATCGTCGGAGGGACCGGCATCGTCGGCTCCCAGACCGCCAAGACCCTTCGCCGCCTCCACCCCGAGCTACCGATGGCCTTGGGCGGGCGCGATCTTCGAAAGGCCGATGCCCTCGCCAGAGAAATCGGCGGGCCTGCCTTTGGCGTTGCCGTCGACCTCCGGCGCCGCGATCTCGGCCTGCCCGGCGAGAAGGCGTTTTCGGCCGTGGCGATGTTCCTCAAGGACGAGACGTTCAACTCGCTCCGCTACGCCCAGGATCGAGGTGCGGCCTATCTCGGTATTTCGACGGGCATCTTCGAAATGGCACCGGAGATCGCGCTGTACGCGCAAAAGCCCGCACGCGCCCCCATCCTCATGGCCAGCCAATGGCTCGCGGGCGCTGCGGTGCTGCCGGCGCTCGTCTTTGCGCGCGCATTTCGAAAGCTCGAGACCATCGAGCTCGCCGCGCACCTCGACGAAGAGGACATGGGCGGCCCCGCCGCCTATGCCGATTTCGAGCGCCTCACCAAGGTAGGGCCGAATGCCCTGATTCTCGATCATGGCAAATGGGTATTTGCCCGCGGCGACGACGCCAAGCGGCGCTTTTTGGACGTCGACGGCGTGGAGCTGGAAGGCTCGGCGTATTCACCGTTCGACGTGTCGAGCCTCGCGGCAGCGACCGATGCGCACTCGATTCGGTTCGATCTCGCGGTGGGCAAGACGGCGAGCCGTCGCAGGGGCGAGCCATTCTCCACGGAGATCATCATCGAGATGCGCGGCGAGCTCGCCGATGGTACGCCGGGCCGCGTTCGTCACGAGCTGGTGCACCCGGCGGGGCAAGCGCCGGTCACCGCGCTGGCGGTGGCCGTGGGCGTGGAGCGCCTGCTCGGACTCGACGGTGGCGAGCGCGTTGCACCGGGCCTCTACCTGCCCGAGGTGCTCATCGAACCAGAATACATGGTTCGGCGATTGAAGGAATTTGGCGTGCAGTTCCGTAATTCGAAATAA
- a CDS encoding TetR/AcrR family transcriptional regulator — protein MQQRLPKAQRREQLLETAMTIVREQGTDALTLGYLAERAGISKPIAYTHFETRAGLLTALAKQIDDRALVTFQEACQRSPKKLKELARVAATAYMHCYTTSGPEWHAIWAALKGDAETDGFQQEMFDRYANVYFETFGPFSQLPKDELHLRCIGIVGAAEGMSREMLSHRITEATASSTLASLIVKWLG, from the coding sequence ATGCAACAGCGACTGCCGAAGGCGCAACGCCGCGAGCAACTCCTCGAGACCGCGATGACCATCGTCCGCGAACAAGGCACCGATGCCTTGACCTTGGGCTACCTGGCGGAGCGCGCGGGCATCAGCAAGCCGATCGCCTACACCCACTTCGAGACACGCGCGGGCCTCTTGACGGCACTGGCCAAACAAATCGATGACCGCGCACTCGTGACCTTCCAGGAGGCGTGCCAGCGCTCGCCCAAGAAGCTCAAGGAGCTGGCACGCGTGGCCGCCACCGCCTACATGCATTGCTACACGACCTCGGGCCCCGAGTGGCACGCGATCTGGGCCGCGCTGAAGGGCGATGCCGAGACGGACGGCTTCCAGCAAGAAATGTTCGACCGCTATGCGAACGTCTATTTCGAGACGTTCGGGCCTTTTTCGCAGCTACCGAAGGACGAACTGCACCTTCGTTGCATCGGTATCGTCGGGGCGGCCGAGGGCATGTCCCGCGAAATGCTTTCCCACCGCATCACCGAGGCCACCGCCTCCTCGACCTTGGCCTCCCTCATCGTGAAATGGCTTGGCTAA
- a CDS encoding serine/threonine protein kinase has protein sequence MHQDPRVPDPAGAAQVESFAPGDIVAERYRLERIVGEGGMGIVWAATHLITGRAVAIKVLKRNGPEDAARLLREARVAASLQHRNIIQVFDLWQLPNTGVLFMVMDLLRGESLAERLHRERVLSVAASAEILHAVASALKSAHAQGFVHRDLKPDNIFLAQENDGLTVVKVLDFGLARPMDPEMSPHVTSSGAVTGTPHYMAPEQVFGEKKLDRAVDVWALGVVWVECLSGRMLFDGENFGQIFRKIALGEHAPLEALLAGFAPELVALIARMLARDPSKRPTDDEVLSAFRHHQATGSRMGAMETSIRIAPPPAAMETAVARSFSPSPLPTVQHTNLVTSVADRKTSSSAKPIAVAAAALTLLLLVGASLAVRSWLSSRTDAARPPAAMSASGRAEPSVVAEPPPPLTPLVEVPTTTRDAVDAGAPAPHPAKARPAKGNPNSDSKDYLDKRF, from the coding sequence ATGCATCAGGATCCGCGAGTACCGGACCCTGCGGGTGCAGCGCAAGTCGAAAGCTTCGCCCCGGGGGACATCGTTGCCGAACGTTATCGGCTCGAGCGCATCGTGGGTGAAGGCGGAATGGGCATCGTGTGGGCGGCGACGCACTTGATCACGGGCCGCGCAGTGGCCATCAAGGTGCTCAAACGCAATGGGCCCGAGGACGCCGCACGCCTTCTGCGCGAGGCGCGTGTGGCGGCATCGCTGCAACATCGAAACATCATTCAAGTGTTCGACCTCTGGCAGCTTCCCAACACGGGCGTGCTGTTCATGGTCATGGATCTCTTGCGCGGTGAATCGCTGGCCGAGCGCCTTCATCGCGAACGCGTGCTCAGCGTCGCGGCATCCGCGGAGATTCTCCACGCGGTGGCGTCGGCCTTGAAGAGCGCCCACGCACAAGGGTTCGTGCACCGCGATCTGAAGCCGGACAACATCTTCCTCGCGCAGGAAAACGACGGCCTCACCGTGGTGAAGGTCCTCGACTTCGGCCTCGCGCGGCCGATGGATCCCGAGATGAGCCCGCACGTGACGAGCAGCGGCGCGGTGACGGGGACTCCGCACTACATGGCGCCCGAGCAGGTGTTCGGCGAGAAGAAGCTCGATCGCGCCGTCGACGTGTGGGCGCTCGGCGTCGTTTGGGTGGAGTGCCTCTCGGGGCGCATGCTGTTCGACGGCGAGAACTTCGGCCAGATCTTCCGCAAGATCGCGCTGGGTGAGCATGCGCCGCTCGAAGCGTTGCTCGCGGGATTCGCGCCCGAGTTGGTGGCGCTGATCGCGCGCATGCTCGCACGCGATCCGTCGAAGCGCCCCACGGACGACGAAGTGCTCAGCGCCTTCCGGCACCACCAGGCCACCGGCTCGCGCATGGGCGCGATGGAAACGTCGATACGCATCGCACCTCCCCCGGCGGCGATGGAGACCGCCGTGGCTCGCTCGTTCTCGCCATCGCCACTTCCCACGGTGCAGCATACGAACTTGGTCACCTCGGTGGCCGACCGAAAGACGTCGTCGTCCGCCAAACCGATCGCCGTGGCCGCAGCCGCGCTCACGTTGCTCTTGCTGGTGGGCGCATCGCTCGCCGTTCGCTCGTGGCTCTCGTCGAGGACGGATGCCGCGCGCCCGCCGGCGGCGATGTCGGCCTCGGGCCGTGCGGAGCCGAGCGTGGTCGCCGAACCGCCGCCACCTCTGACGCCGCTGGTGGAGGTCCCCACCACGACGCGCGATGCCGTCGATGCCGGTGCGCCGGCACCGCACCCGGCCAAGGCGCGTCCTGCGAAGGGGAATCCCAATTCGGATTCGAAGGACTACCTCGACAAACGATTCTAA